A section of the Streptomyces xinghaiensis S187 genome encodes:
- a CDS encoding ABC transporter permease subunit — protein MPASATPGTTVKEPPTGAVRARPSRASSGAGRPGLGWAVPGLLFFTLFAIIPMLLVVALSFTSWQGLGLPEWTGGANWSRLWEDPEMRQAIWLSVLLTGLSWLFQTPVALLLGVWAAGTQRNRAVLSAIFFLPLLASSVALALLWKSLLDPNFGLIADIGPYIGFPDGNLLGDPQGAFAAVLFVASWQFIPFHTLLYQGGARQIPKSLYDAAYVDGAGTVRQFFSVTLPQLKNTVITSSVLMVVGALTFFDTVLILTEGGPGTDTTIVPFLMYTTGFDAFDMGYASAIATILVAIATGVSLLLVRLTGFSAMRSTREGM, from the coding sequence ATGCCGGCGTCCGCCACCCCTGGTACCACGGTGAAAGAGCCCCCCACGGGAGCGGTCAGGGCCCGGCCGTCCCGCGCCTCATCAGGCGCGGGGCGGCCGGGCCTCGGCTGGGCCGTCCCCGGGCTGCTCTTCTTCACCCTCTTCGCGATCATCCCGATGCTGCTGGTCGTGGCTCTGTCCTTCACCTCGTGGCAGGGCCTCGGCCTCCCCGAGTGGACCGGCGGCGCCAACTGGTCGCGGCTCTGGGAGGACCCGGAGATGCGGCAGGCCATCTGGCTGAGCGTGCTGCTCACCGGGCTCTCCTGGCTCTTCCAGACCCCGGTGGCGCTGCTGCTCGGTGTCTGGGCCGCGGGGACGCAGCGCAACCGCGCCGTCCTCTCCGCGATCTTCTTCCTGCCGCTGCTGGCCTCCTCGGTGGCCCTGGCGCTGCTCTGGAAGTCACTGCTCGACCCGAACTTCGGCCTGATCGCCGACATCGGCCCGTACATCGGCTTCCCCGACGGCAATCTGCTCGGTGACCCCCAGGGCGCCTTCGCGGCCGTGCTGTTCGTCGCCTCCTGGCAGTTCATCCCGTTCCACACGCTGCTCTACCAGGGCGGCGCGCGGCAGATCCCGAAGTCGCTCTACGACGCGGCGTACGTGGACGGGGCCGGCACCGTCCGGCAGTTCTTCAGCGTCACCCTGCCGCAGCTCAAGAACACCGTCATCACCTCGTCGGTGCTGATGGTGGTCGGTGCCCTGACCTTCTTCGACACCGTGCTCATCCTCACCGAGGGCGGTCCCGGTACGGACACGACCATCGTGCCGTTCCTCATGTACACGACCGGATTCGACGCGTTCGACATGGGCTACGCCAGTGCCATCGCCACCATCCTGGTCGCCATCGCCACCGGCGTCTCCCTGCTCCTCGTACGACTCACCGGCTTCAGCGCCATGCGCAGTACCCGGGAGGGAATGTGA
- a CDS encoding ABC transporter substrate-binding protein, with protein sequence MRNNLSRRGGRTIAAVTATIVASSVLAACGSSGPEGSGGGDEGTLNVWVYGDASTKVQDEAVKRFNKNSDVKAKLTKVPGDSYQDKLRTAMGTPNAPDVFFNWGGGSIANFVDKDMLVDLTPEFEKDPDLKGAFIDTIVDAGKVNDKYYGVPMRGMQPVILFYNKNVFEKADAEPPQSWEDMLALVDTFKEEGVTPFALAGADAWPELMWVEYLLDRNGGAEVFQRIQDGDSEAWGDPAVLKTAEQIKELVDRGAFGKNYASVNYTEDGASTLFAKDRAAMHLMGSWEYANQKANQPKFAEDGIGWTSFPALPDGEGDPKNVVGNPTNYWSINAKAKEQEAALEFVKTAAEDAYVKDLVANGDVPATSDAEERLKAHDAPQYAEFQYEMVKAAPNFTLSWDQALPSQQAEPMLTNIQKLFNGQLSPKDFVEAMKGL encoded by the coding sequence ATGCGGAACAACCTGTCACGTAGAGGCGGCCGTACCATCGCCGCCGTCACGGCCACGATCGTCGCTTCATCCGTCCTGGCCGCCTGTGGCAGCAGCGGCCCCGAAGGCTCCGGAGGCGGTGACGAAGGGACCCTCAACGTCTGGGTCTACGGAGACGCCTCGACGAAGGTGCAGGACGAGGCCGTCAAGCGGTTCAACAAGAACTCCGACGTCAAGGCCAAGCTCACCAAGGTCCCCGGTGACAGCTACCAGGACAAGCTCCGTACCGCGATGGGCACCCCCAACGCCCCGGACGTCTTCTTCAACTGGGGCGGCGGAAGCATCGCCAACTTCGTCGATAAGGACATGCTCGTCGACCTCACGCCGGAGTTCGAGAAGGACCCGGACCTCAAGGGCGCGTTCATCGACACGATTGTCGACGCCGGCAAGGTCAACGACAAGTACTACGGCGTCCCCATGCGCGGTATGCAGCCGGTGATCCTGTTCTACAACAAGAACGTCTTCGAGAAGGCCGACGCCGAGCCCCCGCAGTCGTGGGAGGACATGCTCGCCCTCGTCGACACCTTCAAGGAGGAGGGCGTCACCCCGTTCGCCCTGGCCGGCGCCGACGCCTGGCCCGAGCTGATGTGGGTCGAGTACCTGCTCGACCGCAACGGCGGCGCCGAGGTCTTCCAGCGCATCCAGGACGGCGACTCCGAGGCCTGGGGCGACCCGGCCGTGCTCAAGACGGCCGAGCAGATCAAGGAGCTGGTGGACCGCGGCGCGTTCGGCAAGAACTACGCGTCGGTCAACTACACCGAGGACGGTGCCTCCACCCTCTTCGCCAAGGACCGCGCCGCCATGCACCTGATGGGCAGCTGGGAGTACGCCAACCAGAAGGCGAACCAGCCCAAGTTCGCCGAGGACGGCATCGGCTGGACCTCCTTCCCGGCCCTCCCCGACGGCGAGGGCGACCCCAAGAACGTCGTCGGCAACCCGACGAACTACTGGTCGATCAACGCCAAGGCCAAGGAGCAGGAAGCGGCTCTGGAGTTCGTGAAGACCGCCGCCGAGGACGCGTACGTCAAGGACCTGGTCGCCAACGGTGACGTGCCCGCCACCTCCGACGCCGAGGAGCGGCTGAAGGCCCACGACGCCCCGCAGTACGCGGAGTTCCAGTACGAGATGGTCAAGGCCGCCCCGAACTTCACCCTCTCCTGGGACCAGGCGCTCCCGTCCCAGCAGGCGGAGCCCATGCTCACCAACATCCAGAAGCTCTTCAACGGCCAGCTCTCGCCGAAGGACTTCGTCGAAGCGATGAAGGGTCTGTAA
- the nirD gene encoding nitrite reductase small subunit NirD, protein MTLAPETTLDRLAPAAPASAAGTATATATRVELLVGNRWHAVCDTAGLTPGRGVAVLLPDGRQAAVFLDRAGAVYAIGNQDPFTGAYVLSRGLIGRTGRDGRPFVASPLLKQRFDLATGQCLDDTSVAVPAYTARRG, encoded by the coding sequence ATGACGCTCGCACCCGAGACCACCCTGGACCGGCTCGCCCCGGCCGCCCCGGCCTCCGCCGCCGGTACGGCCACCGCCACCGCGACCCGTGTCGAACTGCTGGTCGGCAACCGCTGGCACGCGGTCTGCGACACCGCCGGCCTCACCCCCGGCCGCGGAGTGGCGGTGCTGCTGCCGGACGGGCGGCAGGCGGCCGTCTTCCTGGACCGGGCGGGCGCGGTGTACGCGATCGGCAACCAGGACCCGTTCACCGGCGCCTACGTCCTGTCCCGCGGGCTGATCGGCCGGACGGGGCGGGACGGCCGGCCGTTCGTCGCCTCGCCGCTGCTCAAGCAGCGCTTCGACCTGGCCACCGGCCAGTGCCTGGACGACACCTCGGTGGCCGTCCCCGCGTACACCGCGCGCAGGGGCTGA
- a CDS encoding NAD(P)/FAD-dependent oxidoreductase, with translation MTSNKEPDRDPGRRRVVVIGGGMAGARLVQQLTALGVGAPAGGTDVTVIGEEPHGPYNRVLLADVLAGRYGPEVIALPAPGASVRHLTGVRAVRIDRDARLVLCDDGQSVPYDSLVLATGSNPVLPPLRGLFEHDGRDLPSGVHPFRTLDDCRALAEAVRPGVRAVVIGGGLLGVSAARALARCGAQVVLAQQGEHLMERQLDADASGMLRGHLEALGVEVHTECRVRGLRTRSVTRDGGSSAREVTAVELADGFRLDAEIVVLACGVRPRTGLALAAGLKVARGIVVDDELRTDDPRVHAIGDCAEHDGTVYGLAGAAQEQADVLAGVLAGAAGGPAPRYRGTRALTRLSLPAWSGPPPAGGGGNGAAATGRTVPLPVPADDGDLSALRPDPRRPEPRPVSAGAATAAAGDAAAAVLAAPAAAPGTDTTATPGADGSGAGAAAGPLDLAAFGETTPAPGDDVIHLSDATRGAYRKVVVRGDRLVGGILLGDLGTVGALARTWEGDEPLPSAPLLHLLTHDGGC, from the coding sequence ATGACCTCGAACAAGGAGCCGGACCGGGACCCGGGCCGCCGTCGCGTCGTGGTGATCGGCGGTGGCATGGCCGGTGCCCGGCTCGTGCAGCAGCTGACCGCCCTCGGCGTCGGTGCCCCCGCCGGCGGCACCGACGTCACCGTCATCGGCGAGGAACCGCACGGTCCGTACAACCGGGTCCTGCTCGCGGACGTCCTCGCGGGACGGTACGGGCCCGAGGTGATCGCCCTGCCCGCCCCCGGCGCCTCCGTGCGGCATCTGACCGGCGTGCGCGCCGTGCGGATCGACCGCGACGCGCGGCTGGTGCTGTGCGACGACGGGCAGAGCGTGCCGTACGACTCACTGGTGCTGGCCACCGGCTCCAACCCCGTACTGCCGCCCCTGCGCGGCCTGTTCGAGCACGACGGCCGCGACCTGCCGTCCGGGGTGCACCCCTTCCGCACCCTTGACGACTGCCGGGCGCTCGCCGAGGCCGTGCGCCCCGGCGTGCGCGCCGTGGTGATCGGCGGCGGGCTGCTCGGCGTCTCCGCCGCCCGGGCCCTCGCCCGGTGCGGCGCGCAGGTGGTGCTGGCGCAGCAGGGCGAGCACCTCATGGAACGCCAGCTCGACGCCGACGCCTCGGGCATGCTCCGCGGCCACCTGGAGGCGCTGGGCGTGGAGGTGCACACCGAGTGCCGGGTCCGCGGGCTGCGCACCCGGAGCGTCACCCGGGACGGCGGCTCGTCCGCCCGCGAGGTGACCGCCGTGGAGCTCGCCGACGGTTTCCGGCTCGACGCCGAGATCGTCGTCCTCGCCTGCGGGGTGCGGCCCCGCACGGGCCTCGCCCTGGCGGCCGGGCTGAAGGTCGCACGCGGCATCGTCGTCGACGACGAACTGCGCACCGACGACCCCCGCGTCCACGCCATCGGCGACTGCGCCGAGCACGACGGCACCGTCTACGGACTGGCCGGGGCCGCGCAGGAGCAGGCCGACGTCCTGGCCGGGGTGCTGGCCGGAGCCGCGGGCGGTCCTGCCCCGCGCTACCGCGGCACCCGGGCCCTGACCCGGCTCAGCCTGCCGGCCTGGTCCGGCCCGCCGCCGGCCGGTGGTGGCGGCAACGGCGCCGCCGCCACCGGCCGGACGGTCCCGCTCCCGGTCCCGGCGGACGACGGTGACCTGTCCGCCCTTCGCCCGGATCCGCGGCGCCCGGAGCCGCGGCCCGTCTCCGCCGGGGCCGCCACCGCTGCCGCCGGGGACGCCGCGGCCGCCGTGCTCGCCGCCCCCGCCGCCGCGCCGGGAACGGACACCACCGCCACACCCGGAGCGGACGGCTCCGGAGCCGGCGCCGCCGCCGGCCCGCTCGACCTCGCCGCCTTCGGCGAGACCACCCCCGCCCCCGGGGACGACGTCATCCATCTCTCCGACGCCACGCGCGGCGCGTACCGCAAGGTCGTCGTCCGCGGCGACCGGCTTGTCGGCGGAATCCTTCTCGGCGATCTCGGCACTGTCGGCGCGCTCGCCCGCACCTGGGAGGGCGACGAGCCGCTGCCCTCCGCTCCCCTGCTCCATCTGCTGACCCATGACGGAGGCTGCTGA
- the nirB gene encoding nitrite reductase large subunit NirB: MVGQRFLEALAERGLTERAHIAVFCEEPRAAYDRVQLTSYFSGRAPEDLALGEPEFMERHGIEFHLGDPAVAVDREARTVTSRAGRTLRYDTLVLATGSYPFVPPVPGKDAEGCFVYRTIEDLLAIEEYAKNSRTGAVVGGGLLGLEAAGALKGLGLETHVVEFAPRLMPVQVDEGGGAALRRTIEDMGVEVHTGVGTQEITTGDDGSVTGMALSDGSALAAELVVFSAGIRPRDQLARDCGLAVGERGGITVDESCRTSDPAVYAIGECALAADGKVYGLVAPGYEMAETAAAAIAGAEAAFTGADTSTKLKLLGVDVASFGDAHGTAEGCLDVVYSDSRSGVYKKLVVGSDGALLGGVLVGDADAYGMLRPLTGSVPPVPPEQLVLPAGAGAPVALGPSSLPDEAVICSCHNVTKGSIRGAVTEHSCGTVPEVKKCTKAGTGCGSCVKVLTTLVNDELEAQGVSVDKGLCGCFAHTRAELYEIVRVRQLTSYAQVLDEHGREEARGGDGCEICKPTVASIIASLAPSIGADGYVLDGEQAALQDTNDHFLANIQRNGSYSVVPRIPGGEITPEKLIVIGEVARDFGLYTKITGGQRIDLFGASVDQLPQIWARLVDAGFESGHAYGKALRTVKSCVGQTWCRYGVQDSVRMAIELELRYRGLRSPHKLKSAVSGCARECAEARGKDFGVIATSNGWNLYVGGNGGADPRHADLLAQDLSDAELVRLIDRFLMFYIRTADRLERTSVWLERIEGGLDHVRDVVVHDSLGICGELERLMADHVAGYRDEWGATLEDPERLRRFVSFVNAPGTPDPSVRFVPERDQVKPDLGILAGPVLPVRTLEGSSAR; the protein is encoded by the coding sequence ATGGTCGGCCAGCGCTTCCTGGAGGCCCTCGCCGAGCGCGGGCTGACGGAGCGCGCGCACATCGCCGTGTTCTGCGAGGAACCCCGCGCCGCCTACGACCGGGTCCAGCTCACCTCGTACTTCTCGGGCCGCGCCCCGGAGGACCTGGCGCTCGGCGAGCCGGAGTTCATGGAACGGCACGGCATCGAGTTCCACCTCGGCGACCCGGCCGTGGCCGTCGACCGGGAGGCGCGCACCGTCACCTCGCGCGCCGGGCGCACGCTCCGGTACGACACCCTGGTGCTCGCCACCGGCTCGTACCCCTTCGTCCCGCCGGTGCCCGGCAAGGACGCCGAGGGCTGCTTCGTCTACCGCACCATCGAGGACCTGCTCGCCATCGAGGAGTACGCGAAGAACTCCCGCACCGGCGCGGTCGTCGGCGGCGGCCTGCTCGGCCTGGAGGCCGCCGGCGCGCTCAAGGGCCTCGGCCTGGAGACGCACGTCGTGGAGTTCGCGCCCCGGCTGATGCCCGTGCAGGTGGACGAGGGCGGCGGCGCCGCGCTCCGCCGCACCATCGAGGACATGGGCGTCGAGGTGCACACCGGCGTCGGCACCCAGGAGATCACCACCGGCGACGACGGCTCCGTCACCGGCATGGCCCTCTCCGACGGCTCCGCGCTCGCCGCCGAGCTCGTCGTGTTCTCCGCCGGCATCCGCCCCCGCGACCAGCTCGCCCGGGACTGCGGCCTGGCGGTCGGCGAGCGCGGCGGCATCACCGTCGACGAGAGCTGCCGCACCTCCGACCCGGCCGTCTACGCCATCGGCGAGTGCGCGCTCGCCGCCGACGGCAAGGTCTACGGCCTGGTCGCCCCCGGCTACGAGATGGCCGAGACCGCCGCCGCCGCCATCGCCGGCGCGGAGGCCGCCTTCACCGGCGCCGACACCTCCACCAAGCTGAAGCTGCTCGGTGTGGACGTGGCGAGCTTCGGCGACGCGCACGGCACCGCCGAGGGCTGCCTCGACGTCGTCTACTCCGACTCCCGCTCCGGCGTCTACAAGAAGCTGGTCGTCGGCTCCGACGGCGCGCTGCTCGGCGGGGTCCTGGTCGGCGACGCCGACGCCTACGGCATGCTGCGCCCGCTCACCGGGTCCGTGCCGCCGGTGCCGCCCGAGCAGCTCGTGCTGCCCGCGGGGGCCGGGGCGCCGGTCGCGCTGGGGCCGTCCTCGCTCCCCGACGAGGCCGTCATCTGCAGCTGCCACAACGTCACCAAGGGCAGCATCCGCGGAGCCGTCACCGAACACAGCTGCGGCACGGTGCCCGAGGTCAAGAAGTGCACCAAGGCCGGCACCGGCTGCGGCAGCTGCGTCAAGGTGCTCACCACGCTCGTCAACGACGAGCTGGAGGCCCAGGGCGTCAGCGTCGACAAGGGCCTCTGCGGGTGCTTCGCGCACACCCGCGCCGAGCTGTACGAGATCGTCCGGGTGCGGCAGCTGACCTCGTACGCACAGGTGCTCGACGAGCACGGCCGCGAGGAGGCGCGCGGCGGCGACGGCTGCGAGATCTGCAAGCCGACCGTGGCCTCGATCATCGCCTCCCTCGCCCCCTCCATCGGCGCCGACGGCTACGTCCTGGACGGCGAGCAGGCCGCCCTCCAGGACACCAACGACCACTTCCTCGCCAACATCCAGCGCAACGGCTCCTACTCGGTCGTCCCGCGCATCCCCGGCGGTGAGATCACCCCGGAGAAGCTGATCGTGATCGGTGAGGTGGCCCGCGACTTCGGGCTCTACACGAAGATCACCGGCGGGCAGCGGATCGACCTGTTCGGCGCCAGCGTGGACCAGCTCCCGCAGATCTGGGCCCGGCTGGTCGACGCGGGCTTCGAGTCCGGACACGCGTACGGCAAGGCGCTGCGCACCGTGAAGTCCTGCGTCGGGCAGACCTGGTGCCGCTACGGCGTGCAGGACTCGGTGCGGATGGCCATCGAACTGGAGCTGCGCTACCGGGGCCTGCGCTCGCCGCACAAGCTGAAGTCCGCCGTCTCCGGCTGCGCCCGGGAGTGCGCGGAGGCGCGCGGCAAGGACTTCGGGGTCATCGCCACCTCGAACGGCTGGAACCTGTACGTCGGCGGCAACGGCGGCGCCGACCCGCGCCACGCCGACCTGCTCGCCCAGGACCTGTCCGACGCCGAACTGGTCCGCCTCATCGACCGGTTCCTGATGTTCTACATCCGCACCGCCGACCGGCTGGAGCGCACCTCCGTCTGGCTGGAGCGGATCGAAGGGGGCCTGGACCACGTCCGGGACGTGGTGGTGCACGACTCGCTCGGCATCTGCGGCGAACTGGAGCGGCTGATGGCCGACCACGTCGCCGGCTACCGCGACGAGTGGGGCGCGACGCTGGAGGACCCGGAGCGGCTGCGCCGCTTCGTCTCCTTCGTCAACGCCCCGGGCACCCCCGACCCGTCCGTCCGCTTCGTGCCCGAACGCGACCAGGTCAAGCCGGACCTCGGCATCCTGGCCGGCCCCGTTCTCCCCGTCCGCACCCTCGAAGGGAGCTCCGCCCGATGA
- a CDS encoding LacI family DNA-binding transcriptional regulator translates to MAVDEAGQSRPKVTITAIAQEAGVSVPTVSRVVNGRSDVAPETRAKVEDLLRRHGYQRRGTAGREGAGLIDLVFSDLDSPWAVEIIRGVEEVAHAAGMGTVVSATHGRAGATRQWLENLRDRASDGVILVTSALEPLLQKELRRLDVPIVVVDPAGSPALDAPTVGATNWAGGMAATEHLLELGHRRIGFIGGPMRLLCSRARMDGYRTALEAAGIPAVDELMVGGDFYHESGFTGAQKLLDLPEPPTAIFASSDQMALGAIEALRRRGLRVPDDVSVVGFDDLPEMRWSSPPLTTVRQPLAEMGKVAARTVLRQARGEELDSPRVELATELIVRHSSAAPARES, encoded by the coding sequence ATGGCGGTCGACGAAGCCGGGCAGTCGCGACCCAAGGTCACGATCACGGCGATCGCACAGGAAGCGGGGGTTTCCGTCCCGACGGTCTCGCGCGTGGTCAACGGCCGGTCCGACGTGGCGCCGGAGACCCGCGCCAAGGTGGAGGACCTGCTCCGCCGCCACGGCTACCAGCGGCGGGGCACCGCCGGCCGCGAGGGGGCGGGCCTGATCGACCTGGTCTTCAGCGATCTCGACAGCCCCTGGGCCGTGGAAATCATCCGGGGCGTGGAGGAGGTGGCGCACGCGGCCGGCATGGGCACGGTCGTCTCCGCCACCCACGGGCGGGCCGGTGCCACCCGGCAGTGGCTGGAGAATCTGCGGGACCGCGCCTCCGACGGCGTCATCCTGGTGACCTCCGCCCTGGAACCGCTGCTCCAGAAGGAGCTGCGGCGGCTGGACGTCCCGATCGTGGTGGTGGACCCGGCCGGCTCCCCCGCCCTGGACGCCCCGACCGTCGGCGCCACCAACTGGGCGGGCGGCATGGCCGCCACCGAACACCTGCTGGAGCTCGGGCACCGCCGGATCGGCTTCATCGGCGGCCCCATGCGGCTGCTGTGCAGCCGGGCCCGGATGGACGGCTACCGCACCGCGCTGGAGGCGGCGGGCATCCCGGCGGTGGACGAACTCATGGTGGGCGGCGACTTCTACCACGAGTCCGGTTTCACCGGGGCACAGAAGCTGCTGGACCTGCCCGAACCACCCACCGCGATCTTCGCCTCCAGCGACCAGATGGCCCTGGGCGCGATCGAGGCGCTGCGCCGCCGGGGGCTGCGGGTGCCGGACGACGTGAGCGTCGTCGGCTTCGACGACCTGCCCGAGATGCGGTGGTCCTCGCCGCCGCTGACCACCGTGCGGCAGCCGCTGGCCGAGATGGGGAAGGTCGCGGCGCGTACGGTGCTGCGCCAGGCCCGGGGCGAGGAGCTGGACTCCCCGCGGGTCGAGCTGGCGACCGAGCTGATCGTCCGACACAGCTCGGCGGCGCCCGCCCGGGAGTCCTGA
- a CDS encoding endo-1,4-beta-xylanase: MNLLRVRRAAVAALAATALLGGLGAVSASPATAAETSGGAHDEAHRKAHGRTLSDAAASTGRFAGTAVAADRLDDPTYARIAATQFSSITPENAMKWESVEPERGEFNWTDADRIADFADANEQDLYGHVLVWHSQLPAWLNEGDFSPSDIRTIMTDHIATVAGRYKGRVDRWDVVNEAFNEDGTFRETIFHNAMGEDYIAEAFRAAHRADPDAKLFINDYNTDGLGPKSDATYRLVKKLLAEGVPIHGVGVQGHLVLGQQPEDMKANLQRFADLGLDVVVTELDIRMELPVTQKKLLRQAVEYKAVTDACTAVARCEGITVWGFSDADSWVPGWFEGEGAACPYDEEYKPKPAYYAMKLAYTVAGWKHHLPGRR; this comes from the coding sequence ATGAATCTACTGCGCGTCCGGAGGGCCGCGGTGGCGGCTCTCGCCGCGACCGCCCTGCTCGGTGGTCTCGGCGCTGTCTCGGCCTCGCCCGCGACCGCCGCGGAGACCTCCGGGGGAGCCCACGACGAGGCCCACCGCAAGGCCCACGGCAGGACGCTGAGCGATGCCGCCGCGTCGACGGGCCGCTTCGCCGGCACGGCCGTCGCGGCCGACCGGCTGGACGATCCCACCTACGCGCGTATCGCCGCCACGCAGTTCAGCAGTATCACTCCCGAGAACGCGATGAAATGGGAGTCGGTCGAGCCGGAGCGCGGCGAGTTCAACTGGACCGACGCCGATCGTATCGCAGACTTCGCGGATGCGAACGAGCAGGATCTGTATGGACATGTCCTGGTGTGGCACAGCCAGCTCCCCGCCTGGCTGAACGAGGGCGACTTCAGCCCGTCCGATATCCGTACCATCATGACAGACCACATCGCCACCGTGGCAGGCCGCTACAAGGGCCGGGTGGACCGGTGGGACGTGGTCAACGAGGCGTTCAACGAGGACGGCACCTTCCGGGAGACCATCTTCCACAACGCCATGGGCGAGGACTACATCGCCGAGGCCTTCCGCGCCGCCCACCGCGCGGACCCGGACGCCAAGCTGTTCATCAACGACTACAACACCGACGGTCTCGGCCCCAAGAGCGACGCGACGTACCGGCTGGTCAAGAAGCTCCTGGCCGAGGGCGTGCCGATCCACGGCGTGGGAGTCCAGGGCCATCTGGTGCTCGGACAGCAGCCGGAGGACATGAAGGCCAACCTCCAGCGCTTCGCCGACCTCGGCCTGGACGTCGTCGTCACCGAGCTCGACATCCGCATGGAACTGCCGGTCACCCAGAAGAAGCTGCTCCGGCAGGCCGTCGAGTACAAGGCCGTCACCGACGCCTGCACGGCCGTCGCCCGCTGCGAGGGCATCACCGTCTGGGGCTTCTCGGACGCCGACTCCTGGGTGCCGGGCTGGTTCGAGGGCGAGGGCGCGGCCTGCCCGTACGACGAGGAGTACAAGCCGAAGCCGGCCTACTACGCCATGAAGCTCGCCTACACCGTGGCCGGATGGAAGCACCACCTGCCCGGACGGCGCTGA
- a CDS encoding oxidoreductase has protein sequence MTTTAILITGTSSGIGRATALRLAARPDLTVYATARRPETLAPLAGAGARTLALDVTDEESMAAAVKTVEAEHGSVGVLVNNAGYGAYGTVEETDLAEVRRQFETNVFGLARLTQLALPGMRAAGHGRIINVGSMGGRLVFPVAGYYHASKYAVEALTDALRFEAAPFGIKVSLVEPGLIRTAFGGTAARTLAGSAAAAGPYTRLNDAMDQQMARSFQSRTLSAPPEAVAEVIERAATGARPRTRYVITPAARLLVQIRRLFGAGVFDAFLRRQFRAAV, from the coding sequence ATGACCACGACCGCGATACTCATCACCGGGACCTCCTCGGGCATCGGCCGGGCCACGGCCCTGCGCCTGGCCGCCCGTCCGGACCTGACCGTCTACGCCACCGCGCGCCGGCCCGAGACGCTCGCCCCTCTCGCCGGGGCCGGGGCCCGCACCCTGGCCCTGGACGTCACCGACGAGGAGTCCATGGCCGCCGCCGTCAAGACCGTCGAGGCCGAGCACGGCTCGGTCGGCGTCCTGGTCAACAACGCCGGATACGGCGCGTACGGGACCGTCGAGGAGACCGATCTGGCCGAGGTGCGCCGGCAGTTCGAGACCAACGTCTTCGGTCTGGCACGGCTGACCCAGCTGGCGCTGCCCGGCATGCGCGCCGCCGGGCACGGCCGCATCATCAACGTCGGTTCCATGGGCGGCCGGCTCGTCTTCCCCGTCGCGGGCTACTACCACGCCAGCAAGTACGCGGTCGAAGCCCTCACCGACGCGCTGCGCTTCGAGGCCGCGCCGTTCGGGATCAAGGTGAGCCTGGTCGAGCCGGGCCTGATCCGTACCGCGTTCGGCGGCACCGCGGCCCGTACTCTGGCCGGCTCGGCCGCTGCGGCCGGCCCGTACACCCGGCTGAACGACGCGATGGACCAGCAGATGGCCCGGTCCTTCCAGTCGCGGACGCTGTCCGCCCCGCCCGAGGCGGTCGCCGAGGTCATCGAGCGCGCCGCCACCGGAGCGCGCCCGCGGACCCGTTATGTCATCACGCCCGCCGCCCGGCTGCTGGTGCAGATCCGCCGGCTGTTCGGTGCCGGTGTCTTCGACGCCTTCCTGCGCCGGCAGTTCAGGGCGGCGGTCTGA
- a CDS encoding TetR/AcrR family transcriptional regulator — translation MLDDERLDQILDAAYACFTRHGVRRTTMDDIAREAGLSRPGVYQYVRNKQDAFRRLTTRLLDASLSDARSAATARGDLAERLTGVLEVKLRLLAGVWRDSPAHAAELLGVDSRESADLLEAYETAMRELLTSAITAARPDLPKAGADEVAQLLLAFTRGLEADLTDPQAPVRRLRHGVALFVAGMDHYSEESA, via the coding sequence ATGTTGGACGATGAGCGGCTCGACCAGATCCTTGATGCCGCATATGCGTGTTTCACCCGGCACGGCGTGCGGCGCACCACGATGGACGACATCGCCCGGGAGGCGGGCCTGTCCCGGCCCGGTGTCTACCAGTACGTCCGCAACAAGCAGGACGCGTTCCGCCGCCTGACCACCCGGCTGCTGGACGCGTCGCTGAGCGATGCCCGTTCCGCGGCGACGGCCCGGGGAGACCTGGCCGAGCGGCTCACCGGCGTGCTGGAGGTGAAGCTGCGGCTGCTCGCCGGGGTGTGGCGGGACAGCCCGGCGCACGCCGCCGAGCTGCTCGGGGTCGACTCCCGTGAGTCGGCGGATCTGCTGGAGGCCTACGAGACGGCCATGCGCGAGTTGCTCACCTCGGCCATCACCGCCGCCCGCCCGGATCTGCCGAAGGCCGGGGCGGACGAGGTGGCCCAGCTGCTCCTGGCCTTCACCCGCGGCCTGGAGGCCGACCTGACCGACCCGCAGGCCCCCGTCCGGCGCCTGCGCCACGGCGTCGCGCTGTTCGTCGCCGGCATGGACCACTACTCCGAGGAGTCCGCATGA